The Streptomyces tubercidicus DNA segment GACGCACATGGATGGGCTCGGCACCGTGCCGAACGGCGTTGGTGATCAGTTCGCTGAGGATGAGCTCGGCGCCGTGGACGAGGTGGTGCAGACCCCACTGCTCCAACTGGCGGACACAGGCGTTCCGGACCGGGCCCACCGCCGCCGGGTCGCGGGCCACGTCCCACTCGGCGACGTCCGCCGGGTCCAGCCGCCGGGTCCGGGCCACCAGCAGCGCGACATCGTCGGTGGACCGGGCGGGCAGCAGGGATTGCAGGACGGTGGCACAGGTGTCATCCGGCGTACGGTCCGGTCCGGCGAGGGCCGTAGCCAGTGCCTCCAGCCCCTCGTCCAGGTCGCGGCTGCGGTTCTCGACCAGCCCGTCCGTGTACAGCACCAGCCGGGAACCCTCCGGCAGTGACAGCTCCGCGGTCTCGAAGGGCAGGCTGGAGCCCAGACCCAGCGGCGGGGAGACAGGAGCCTGCAGGAACTCCACCCTCCCGTCGGGGTAGGCCACGGCGGGCGGCAGATGGCCGGCCGTGGCCGAGGTGACCCGACCGGAGGCGGCGTCATAAATGACGTAAAGACAGGTGGCGCCGGTGATCGCCGGTGTCTCCTCGGAGTCCTCGTCCTGGACGTCGACGTCGGTCACCAGCTCGTCCAGGTGACCCAGCAGCTCGTCGGGGGAGAGGTCCAGCGCCGAGAAGTTGTGCACGGCGATGCGCAGCCGGCCCATGGTGGCCGCCGCGTGCACGCCGTGTCCCACCACGTCGCCGACGACCAGCGCCACCCGGGCCCCGGGCAGCGGGATGACATCGAACCAGTCCCCGCCCACCCCCGCCTGGGCGGGGAGATAACGGTGCGCCACCTCCAGAGCGTCCTGCTCGGGCAGGTCACGGGGCATCAGGCTGCGCTGGAGCGTCATCGCCATCGTGCGCTCGCGGGTGTAGCGCCGGGCGTTGTCGACCCCCACCGCGGCCCGCCCGGCCAGCTCCTCGGCGAAGGAGAGATCCTCGTCGTCGAACGGCGGCGAGCTCCCCGACCGCCAGAAGTCCACCCGCCCCAGCACCACTCCCCGGGCGCGCAGCGGTACGACCGCCAAGGAATGGACCCCCTGGTCCAGGATGCGCCGGGTGCGTTCCGGGTCCTGGGACCGCCAGGCGGAATTGCCCGCCAGGTCCGGCTCCACCAAGGAGCGGGCCTGGTCCGCACTCCCCGCCACCGGGGTGCCGGGGTCGAACCGGATCAGCTCGCCGACGGGGTGGAGCGGATGGTCCGGCGGCAGCCCGGCGATGGCCGTCCGGTGCGGCTCGCTCCCCGTGACGGCAGGCTCCTCGCCCTTCAGGACCGAGTCCTCCAGTTCGACGGTGGCGATATCGGCGAACCGGGGGACCGCCACCTGCGCCAGCTCCTCGGCGGTGCGCTCGACATTCAGCGTGGAGCCGATCCGTAGCCCGGCGTCGTAGAGCAGCCGCAACCGCTCCCGCGCCACCTCGGCGCGCCCCGACAGCCAGCGCAGTTCGGTGGTGTCGCGCAGGGTCACCACACTTCCCTGGTGGGCTCCATACGGGGAGGTGGACCGCTTGTTGACGGCCAGCAGTTTGTCCTGGGCCAGGTGCACCTCATCGGTGGCGAGCCGGTCCGACGCCAGGAGTTCGGCGGTGCGGTGGTCCAGCCCCAGGTCGCCGACGTGGCGTCCCTCCGCGTCCGCCGGGAGGTCCAGCAGTCGCCGTGCCTCGTCGTTGGCCAGCAGCAGTCGTCCGTCGCGGCCGACGATGAGGACGCCCTCCCGCACCGCGTGCAGAACCGCATCGTGATGCTCGTACATCCGGGTCATCTCCGCCGGTCCCAGACCATGGGTCTGCCGACGCAGCCGACGGCTCACCAGGCCCGCGCCGCCCGCGGCGAGCGCCAGCGCTCCGACGGCGATGCCCAGGAACATGGGCAGCTGCCGGTTGACCGACTTCTGCACCTTCTCCACCGTGACCGGTGCGGCGACGATGGCGACGACCTTGCCCGAACCGTCCTTGACGGGAGTCGCGGAGATCACGGAGAGGCCCAGGGCTCCTTCGAAGGTCCTGGTGAAGGGTTTGCCCCGGGCGGCTTCGGCATACGGACCGATGACGTGCTTGCCGATCTGCCGGGGGTCGCTGTGAGTGAGGGCGATCCCGTCGAGCTTGTACACGATGAGGGCATCGACGCCGGAGGCCTTCCGGGCCTCCTCGGCCAGCGGCTGGAGCTTCGCGGTCGGGTCGGCGCTGTTCAGGGCCTCCTGGAGCCCGTAGGAGTGCGCGAAGGACTCAGCGGCGGCGAACGTGCGGTGCCGCGCGTCGAGCATGGTGTCCCGCCGGGCCTGCACGACGAAGGCCACCACGGCCGCCGCGACCAGCAGCACCACCAGCACCAGCTGGAGGAGGAAGACTTCCCGGGCGACGCTGCGTGTGGTCAGCGAGGGCCGTATGTGCTGCGGGTCTCCGGTCCCCGCGGGGCGCTCGCCCTGGTGGTCGCCGGTGCCGTTCCCGGCAGGGGGTGCGCCCGGAAATGCGGAACGGCCGGGCGCGCGTCTCAGCCAACGCCGGAAACGACCCGATTGTCCGCTCATGATTCACATTTATCCTGCTTTGCCTGGGTGCTGGCAAGGCGTGCTACGGCAGCTGCTCCATGGGGCGGAGGCCCCCTACGCGTCTGCCGCCGCCTGCTTCTTACCGGCACCGGCCGCCTTCACATCCGCGATCAGCCGCGCCATTCCCTCGTCGAAGCGGGTCCGGTACTTCTTCACCTGCTCCTCGCTCAGCTGCTCCGATCCGAACGTATGCGCGAAGTCGATGAGGTTGAGCTTCGCCGCGGCCGCCGGGCTTTCCGTTGCCGGCTGCTCGTCCACCGCGATCAGTACGCTCGCCGCGATGAAGGCGAGGCCGGAGTCACCGGCGGCCGCCCTGACGTGGGTCAGCTTCTCCACCAGCGCGTCATAGACGCTGGGCTCCGGCGAAAAACCCTGCACAATCTGCTCGGACTCCCGCCCGATGGCGCGTCGGCTCCCCTTGAGGCCCGTACCGCCGACCGCCCGATAGCCGCGGTCCGCGGAGCCGGTCACCTTGTCGGCGGCCTTCAGCTTCATCTTCTTCTTCCAGGCGTCGGCCTTCGACATGGAGGTGAGCAACTCCTGCTTGCTCGCTGTGCTTTCACCCACCTTGATGTCGAGAACCTTCGGCATCTTCATGCCGAACGTCAGGTTGTCGATGTAGATGTGAGTCGAGTCGTCGCCCTCGCCCTTTTCGCCGTCCATCGTCCGCACCTGCTCGGCGGTGTACGAGTTCGGGACCACCCCGTCCAGAGCGGGGTGCTTGCCCGCGCGCATATCGGCGTAGAAACCCCGCTCCACGTCGTTCGTGGGTTTCTCCTTGATTTTCCCGCCGGCCCGGTCCGTGATCCCGCCGTGCCCGCCGGTCGTTTCTTCCTGCGCCCGCTGGACGACCTCGCCGGGCGCAGCTCCGCGCTGGACGGTTTCCCGGCCGGTGGCCCCGCTCGCCCCGCCCCGCCGCCCGTCTTCGACCAGCCGTGAAACGGCGGCGTTCCCGGCGGTGCGCTGCAGAGCCAGCAGCGCCGCCGGGACGGAGTCGGCCTCGGCGGCCGGCGGACGCGCCCCCGTGGTGGCCGGGCGCGCTGTTGCCCGCCGTTTACGGTCCTCGTCCGCGCTCGCGCCCCGGTCCCTGTTCGCGTACAGCTCTGCCCCCTCCTGCGGGCCTCCCCGGCGCGCAACCAGTCGATGGGTGTCGTGGTGTGGTGGCACCAGGAAACGCAGACGACTGCCGCGCTGTGAAGGTACGACGGGGCAAGAATGCGGGCATCTTGCCCCGTCGGTCCGGGCCGGACAGTCAGGTATCCGGCCCGGATTCCAGGGTTGTCAGGAGCCTTCGGCGGCCAGCTCGGCGCGGATCTCACGGGCGGCGGCGACCAGGTTCTCCAGGGAGGCCCGGGTCTCGGGCCAGCCGCGGGTCTTCAGTCCGCAGTCCGGGTTGACCCACAGCCGCTCGGCCGGGATCGCCTCAAGTCCCTTACGGAGAAGGCTGGCGGCCTCTTCGGCGCTGGGGACGCGCGGCGAGTGGATGTCATAAACGCCGGGACCGGCCTCCCGGGGATAGCCGTGCCCGGCCAGTTCACGCGCGACCTGCATATGGGAGCGGGCGGCCTCCAGGCTGATGACGTCGGCGTCCAGGGCATCGATGGCCTGGACGATGTCGCCGAACTCCGCGTAGCACATATGGGTGTGGATCTGGGTGTCCGGCCGCACGCCGCTGGTGGTCAGGCGGAATGCCTCGGTCGCCCAGTCCAGGTAGGCGGTGTGCTTGGCGGCGCGCAGCGGCAGTGTCTCGCGCAGCGCGGGCTCATCGACCTGGATCACCGAAGTGCCCGCCGTCTCCAGGTCGTTGACCTCGTCGCGCAGGGCGAGGGCCACCTGGCGGGCGGTGTCGCCCAGCGGCTGGTCGTCGCGGACGAAGGACCAGGCGAGCATGGTGACCGGCCCGGTGAGCATGCCCTTGACGGGCCGCTCGGTGAGCGACTGCGCGTAGCGGGTCCAGCGCACGGTCATCGGTTCGGGACGGGAGATGTCCCCGGCGAGCACCGGCGGGCGGACGTAGCGGGTGCCGTAGGACTGCACCCAGCCGTGCTGGGTGGCGAGGTAGCCGGTGAGCTGCTCGGCGAAGTACTGGACCATGTCATTGCGTTCCGGCTCGCCGTGCACCAGGACGTCGATCCCGGCCTTCTCCTGGAAGGAGAGCACCTCCCGGATCTCGTCCTTGATCCGTTCCTCGTAGCCGGCCGTGTCGATCCGACCGGCCCGCAGATCGGCCCGTGCCGTGCGCAGCTCGGTGGTCTGCGGGAACGAACCGATCGTCGTCGTGGGCAGCAGCGGGAGTCCGAGGTGCGCGCGCTGGGCGGCGGTCCGTTCGGCATACGGCTGGGAGCGGCGGCCGTCGGCGTCGGTGACGGCGGCGGTGCGGGCCCGTACGGCGGGGTCGTGGGTCAGCGCGGAACCGGCCCGGGAAGCGAGGTCGGCGCGGTTCGCGGCGAGTTCGGCGGCGATGGACCCGGTGCCCCGCGCCAGGCCGCGCGCCAGGACGGCGATCTCCTCGGTCTTCTGCCGGGCGAAGGCCAGCCAGCGGGCGATCTGCGGATCGATATCGCGCTCGGCGGTGGCGTCCAGCGGTACGTGCAGCAGCGAGCAGGACGCCGAGACATCGACGTGGTCGGCGAGCCCGAGGAGCGTGCCCAGCGTGGACAG contains these protein-coding regions:
- a CDS encoding SpoIIE family protein phosphatase/ATP-binding protein, encoding MSGQSGRFRRWLRRAPGRSAFPGAPPAGNGTGDHQGERPAGTGDPQHIRPSLTTRSVAREVFLLQLVLVVLLVAAAVVAFVVQARRDTMLDARHRTFAAAESFAHSYGLQEALNSADPTAKLQPLAEEARKASGVDALIVYKLDGIALTHSDPRQIGKHVIGPYAEAARGKPFTRTFEGALGLSVISATPVKDGSGKVVAIVAAPVTVEKVQKSVNRQLPMFLGIAVGALALAAGGAGLVSRRLRRQTHGLGPAEMTRMYEHHDAVLHAVREGVLIVGRDGRLLLANDEARRLLDLPADAEGRHVGDLGLDHRTAELLASDRLATDEVHLAQDKLLAVNKRSTSPYGAHQGSVVTLRDTTELRWLSGRAEVARERLRLLYDAGLRIGSTLNVERTAEELAQVAVPRFADIATVELEDSVLKGEEPAVTGSEPHRTAIAGLPPDHPLHPVGELIRFDPGTPVAGSADQARSLVEPDLAGNSAWRSQDPERTRRILDQGVHSLAVVPLRARGVVLGRVDFWRSGSSPPFDDEDLSFAEELAGRAAVGVDNARRYTRERTMAMTLQRSLMPRDLPEQDALEVAHRYLPAQAGVGGDWFDVIPLPGARVALVVGDVVGHGVHAAATMGRLRIAVHNFSALDLSPDELLGHLDELVTDVDVQDEDSEETPAITGATCLYVIYDAASGRVTSATAGHLPPAVAYPDGRVEFLQAPVSPPLGLGSSLPFETAELSLPEGSRLVLYTDGLVENRSRDLDEGLEALATALAGPDRTPDDTCATVLQSLLPARSTDDVALLVARTRRLDPADVAEWDVARDPAAVGPVRNACVRQLEQWGLHHLVHGAELILSELITNAVRHGAEPIHVRLLHTRTLICEVSDGSSTSPHIRQAKDTDEAGRGLFLVAQFAEHWGTRYSPRGKTIWATQAIGSDALPSVEEPSEHLLSHWEERGGW
- a CDS encoding inositol polyphosphate kinase family protein; this encodes MPPHHDTHRLVARRGGPQEGAELYANRDRGASADEDRKRRATARPATTGARPPAAEADSVPAALLALQRTAGNAAVSRLVEDGRRGGASGATGRETVQRGAAPGEVVQRAQEETTGGHGGITDRAGGKIKEKPTNDVERGFYADMRAGKHPALDGVVPNSYTAEQVRTMDGEKGEGDDSTHIYIDNLTFGMKMPKVLDIKVGESTASKQELLTSMSKADAWKKKMKLKAADKVTGSADRGYRAVGGTGLKGSRRAIGRESEQIVQGFSPEPSVYDALVEKLTHVRAAAGDSGLAFIAASVLIAVDEQPATESPAAAAKLNLIDFAHTFGSEQLSEEQVKKYRTRFDEGMARLIADVKAAGAGKKQAAADA
- the metE gene encoding 5-methyltetrahydropteroyltriglutamate--homocysteine S-methyltransferase yields the protein MTAKSAAAAARATVYGYPRQGQHRELKKAIEGYWKGRVSADALRQTAADLRRSHWQQLADAGIHEVPSGDFSYYDHVLDTSVMVGAVPERHRAAVGADALDGYFAMARGTQDVAPLEMTKWFDTNYHYLVPELGPDTVFTADSGKQVAELQEAVALGHAARPVLVGPVTYLLLAKPAPGVAADFEPLTLLDRLLPVYAEILADLRAAGAEWVQLDEPALVQDRTPAELNAAARAYRELGSATDRPKLLVASYFGRLGDALPVLAKAPVEGLAVDFTESGAANLRDLAAAGGLPGKRLVAGVVNGRNVWINDYGKSLSTLGTLLGLADHVDVSASCSLLHVPLDATAERDIDPQIARWLAFARQKTEEIAVLARGLARGTGSIAAELAANRADLASRAGSALTHDPAVRARTAAVTDADGRRSQPYAERTAAQRAHLGLPLLPTTTIGSFPQTTELRTARADLRAGRIDTAGYEERIKDEIREVLSFQEKAGIDVLVHGEPERNDMVQYFAEQLTGYLATQHGWVQSYGTRYVRPPVLAGDISRPEPMTVRWTRYAQSLTERPVKGMLTGPVTMLAWSFVRDDQPLGDTARQVALALRDEVNDLETAGTSVIQVDEPALRETLPLRAAKHTAYLDWATEAFRLTTSGVRPDTQIHTHMCYAEFGDIVQAIDALDADVISLEAARSHMQVARELAGHGYPREAGPGVYDIHSPRVPSAEEAASLLRKGLEAIPAERLWVNPDCGLKTRGWPETRASLENLVAAAREIRAELAAEGS